In the Pedosphaera parvula Ellin514 genome, one interval contains:
- a CDS encoding O-antigen ligase family protein, translated as MDREQIDSWCEKGILALVIGILVFSALAFGAVGQWEFLVVQGLTVGALLLWGIRLWLIPRPKILWTPVCWGVVAFVAYAIVRYLQADIEYVARQELIRILVYAFLFLIVLNNLHRQELTQIFALAVIFLGMLISFYAIYQYVAKSNKVWTAVSPYTGRAGGTFIYPNNFAGYLEMLLPVGLCYVLAGRFSHVMKIALGYACVAMLAGIGVTMSRGGWLVAGVTLAALCGVLLTQRNFRIQALLLLALLLIGGMVMAPRLRSMNARFANTFSSGRADDLRFSIWKPAYRMWQDHFWLGVGPDHFDYVFRIYRPEDVQLRPGRAHNDYLNTLADWGLVGTIIVLAAWILLYAGVWKSWRAVRGVQDDFSRKKSNKYAFVMGASLGLFAVLLHATVDFNLHTPAVAILAISLMAILSSHLRFATERYWFGIGRWMKIIGTASLVVSGAYLTYEAGRSARECYWLRQADRLPEYTYAKIAALEKVHQVEPMNFETTYAIGECYWIKSRQGGDDYEALAKKAMEWYERGMKLDPFYGYNWVRTGMCLDWIGQHEESWSYYQHGNELDPNGYITTANTGWHFLQIGDYAAARTWFARSQRLERENNAEASFWLPIIKRKMLEAAVAK; from the coding sequence ATGGACCGTGAACAAATAGATAGTTGGTGTGAGAAGGGGATTCTCGCGCTGGTAATTGGAATTCTGGTTTTTTCGGCTCTGGCTTTTGGAGCTGTAGGACAATGGGAGTTCCTGGTTGTTCAAGGCCTGACCGTGGGAGCTCTTTTATTATGGGGAATCCGGCTCTGGCTTATCCCTCGTCCAAAGATTTTGTGGACGCCGGTTTGTTGGGGCGTGGTGGCATTTGTCGCTTATGCAATCGTGCGATATTTACAGGCGGACATTGAGTATGTCGCGCGACAGGAATTGATCAGGATACTGGTGTACGCGTTCCTCTTCTTGATCGTGTTAAACAATCTGCATCGACAGGAATTGACGCAGATATTTGCCCTGGCTGTGATTTTCCTGGGGATGTTGATTTCGTTTTATGCCATTTATCAGTATGTGGCAAAATCCAATAAAGTATGGACGGCAGTGAGTCCATATACAGGGCGTGCCGGGGGGACATTCATCTATCCCAATAACTTCGCTGGTTATCTGGAGATGCTGTTGCCAGTGGGGCTTTGCTATGTGCTGGCGGGGCGGTTTTCACATGTGATGAAGATTGCGCTTGGCTATGCTTGCGTGGCGATGTTGGCGGGAATTGGTGTCACGATGTCGCGGGGAGGGTGGTTGGTGGCGGGTGTGACGCTGGCGGCTCTTTGCGGTGTGTTGCTCACTCAGCGGAATTTTCGGATTCAAGCACTGCTCCTGCTCGCGTTGCTGCTGATCGGAGGAATGGTGATGGCACCCAGGTTGCGGAGCATGAACGCCCGGTTTGCCAACACGTTCTCCAGCGGCAGGGCTGATGACCTGCGGTTCTCGATCTGGAAACCGGCCTATCGCATGTGGCAGGACCACTTCTGGCTGGGGGTGGGTCCTGATCATTTTGATTATGTCTTCCGGATTTATCGTCCGGAGGATGTGCAACTTAGGCCGGGTCGGGCGCATAATGATTACCTGAACACATTGGCCGATTGGGGCCTGGTGGGGACAATCATTGTTTTGGCGGCATGGATACTTTTGTATGCTGGAGTGTGGAAAAGCTGGAGAGCAGTACGCGGAGTGCAGGATGATTTTTCGAGAAAAAAGAGTAATAAATATGCTTTTGTCATGGGAGCGTCGCTGGGTTTGTTCGCCGTGCTGCTCCATGCCACGGTTGATTTTAATCTGCACACGCCGGCAGTGGCCATCCTGGCCATCAGCTTGATGGCAATATTGAGCAGTCATTTGAGGTTTGCCACGGAGCGTTATTGGTTTGGGATTGGCAGGTGGATGAAGATTATTGGGACTGCCAGTTTGGTGGTGAGTGGGGCATATCTCACATACGAAGCGGGGCGGAGCGCGAGAGAATGTTATTGGCTTCGACAAGCGGATCGCCTTCCAGAATATACCTACGCCAAGATCGCGGCCCTGGAAAAAGTGCATCAGGTGGAGCCGATGAACTTTGAGACAACCTATGCCATCGGGGAATGTTATTGGATAAAAAGCAGGCAAGGTGGTGATGACTATGAGGCTTTAGCCAAAAAGGCGATGGAATGGTATGAGCGCGGCATGAAACTGGATCCTTTTTATGGATATAATTGGGTGCGGACTGGAATGTGCCTGGATTGGATTGGTCAACACGAGGAATCCTGGTCTTATTATCAGCATGGGAATGAATTGGATCCCAATGGATATATAACTACAGCGAATACGGGATGGCATTTTTTGCAGATTGGAGATTATGCAGCGGCGAGGACGTGGTTCGCGCGTTCGCAACGTTTGGAACGGGAAAATAACGCAGAAGCGTCGTTTTGGCTGCCTATCATTAAACGGAAGATGCTGGAGGCAGCAGTTGCGAAATAA
- a CDS encoding 3-isopropylmalate dehydratase large subunit, with amino-acid sequence MTLTEKILARAAGKAKVEAGDNVWVSADVLMTHDVCGPGTIGVFKREFGKTAKVWDKQRVVIIPDHYIFTADSKSNRNVDILRDFVREQGLPYFYDVIDNPDGNWVFDPSKGLLKKQYGSNYAGVCHTALPQKGHTRPGEILFGTDSHTCMAGAFNEFATGIGNTDAGFVMGTGKLLLKVPETMHFRLEGALQPGVMAKDIILHCIGEIGFDGATYRAMQFDGSGVASLSMDDRMTIANMAIEAGGKNGIFEFDAQTKAFVDYRCKLNGTKATYQPVERDANEKFVYDMVVDLSKLEPTVACHPDPGQRKKAKEMDVKLDRAYIGSCTGGKTSDFLEFARVLKGKRVMIDTFGVPATPEIVHDLQTARWGEKTVWQILVDAGVQMTENAGCAACLGGPVDTFGRMNTPMKCISATNRNFPGRMGHKESQVFLASPATVAASALTGKITDPREYWS; translated from the coding sequence ATGACTTTGACGGAAAAGATTCTGGCGCGTGCGGCGGGCAAGGCAAAGGTTGAAGCCGGCGATAACGTGTGGGTGTCGGCGGATGTCCTGATGACGCACGATGTGTGCGGTCCGGGCACGATTGGCGTGTTCAAGCGTGAGTTCGGCAAGACGGCCAAGGTGTGGGACAAGCAGAGGGTCGTCATCATTCCCGACCATTATATTTTCACCGCGGACAGCAAGTCGAACCGCAACGTGGATATTCTGCGCGATTTCGTGAGGGAGCAGGGGTTGCCGTATTTCTATGACGTGATTGACAACCCGGATGGCAACTGGGTTTTTGATCCGTCGAAGGGATTGCTCAAGAAGCAATATGGTTCCAATTACGCCGGTGTGTGTCATACGGCTTTGCCGCAGAAGGGGCATACGCGTCCGGGCGAGATTTTGTTCGGCACGGATTCGCACACTTGCATGGCGGGTGCGTTCAATGAGTTCGCGACGGGCATTGGCAATACGGATGCCGGGTTCGTGATGGGAACGGGCAAGTTGTTGTTGAAGGTGCCGGAGACAATGCATTTCCGTTTGGAAGGCGCGTTGCAACCGGGCGTGATGGCGAAGGATATCATCCTGCATTGCATTGGCGAGATCGGCTTCGACGGTGCGACGTATCGGGCGATGCAGTTCGATGGTTCGGGCGTGGCGAGTCTCTCGATGGATGATCGCATGACGATTGCGAACATGGCGATTGAGGCCGGTGGGAAGAATGGAATTTTTGAATTTGATGCGCAGACCAAGGCGTTCGTGGATTATCGTTGCAAATTGAATGGAACGAAGGCGACGTATCAGCCGGTGGAGCGCGATGCGAACGAGAAGTTCGTTTATGATATGGTGGTGGATTTGAGCAAGCTCGAACCGACGGTGGCGTGTCATCCTGATCCGGGCCAACGGAAGAAGGCGAAGGAGATGGATGTGAAGCTGGACCGCGCGTATATCGGTTCGTGCACGGGTGGAAAGACGAGCGACTTTTTGGAATTCGCACGCGTGTTGAAAGGCAAGCGGGTGATGATTGATACGTTTGGGGTGCCGGCGACACCAGAGATTGTGCATGATTTGCAGACGGCGCGTTGGGGGGAGAAGACGGTGTGGCAGATTCTTGTCGATGCCGGTGTGCAGATGACTGAGAACGCTGGTTGCGCTGCGTGTTTGGGTGGACCAGTGGATACGTTCGGTCGCATGAACACGCCGATGAAGTGCATCAGCGCGACGAATCGTAATTTTCCTGGACGCATGGGGCACAAGGAATCGCAGGTGTTTCTCGCGTCGCCAGCAACGGTGGCGGCGAGTGCGTTGACGGGCAAGATCACTGATCCGCGCGAGTATTGGAGTTGA
- a CDS encoding outer membrane beta-barrel protein codes for MAFGYNFCKAFAAEFETGSIWNSVDKLDGIPLASRASGDLYQYPFLAKAIFKLPFDNGLTPYIGGGVGGIGSTLHLKDPFLDSSSTDFTFAYQAEAGLKYAINEHIDVGVGYKFLGTTGYSFFHGPRTDDTFNHAIFASFVWNF; via the coding sequence TTGGCCTTCGGCTACAATTTTTGCAAGGCATTCGCCGCCGAATTCGAAACCGGTTCCATCTGGAACTCGGTGGATAAACTCGATGGCATCCCCCTCGCATCTCGTGCGTCGGGCGATCTCTATCAGTATCCGTTCCTCGCCAAAGCCATTTTTAAACTTCCCTTTGACAACGGCCTTACCCCTTACATTGGCGGCGGCGTCGGCGGCATCGGCAGCACACTACATCTGAAGGATCCCTTCCTTGACAGCAGCTCTACCGATTTCACTTTCGCCTATCAGGCCGAAGCCGGCCTGAAATACGCCATCAACGAACACATCGATGTCGGCGTTGGCTACAAATTCCTCGGCACCACCGGCTACAGCTTTTTTCACGGCCCTCGCACAGACGACACCTTCAACCATGCCATTTTCGCCAGCTTCGTCTGGAATTTTTAA
- a CDS encoding tetratricopeptide repeat protein, giving the protein MASIRVRRGYILILIAIALGGCSHKESGPAESSNGDGYFKTHFQDESQFIVEEVLTDVGEMAFYAKNKRLPSAKEFYVHAVETSGSAFRAPKYEVTIRLEKKLIKTVVDVKEPIWSPEVYEEAAGQIFKTLGIAKVSRPPAEPDDEEMLKSLLDPRAEVLAVEDRTLSQSIRENFTNPKLHEQAAFLLGTFSMRESSGEFYDVRLPLCRMAAHLAFARELAGDSSDGIHGQVAMAQLFLLMNNETGALQRIKALKQPQMDVWIRLLRARATHDYREIKGVSKPTKLENIECFRAYCVSVDTSLAWDAFSNTEYTQVPDYCRIVNASGYSVGMGHVMMQYSIPMEMKELGEVYQSYQNKQLEKDKIVEALNQKPARFLTVDAQGKAQMNVIGWGQWAFFCQRHLCNTLVENFRVLNEKFGVPESAKEFTSTAEKNFSNLYLFPFVRRYISLDEADYHKAEDEAFPLTVATPHLISPQIWNFICYQPRFAQLYMPAPNPHLNEWHKHNPPPGTVYTLHPRLDHPSLTRRADTVQVMEQLLAIAPYDGDLIGAYLQVKYPNAKPTYEQLEPLYHRSVDYNVRFMEQVANTLQDKPDEYERLMLKVAKLNPCNYLALGNYFVQNKKVDKGAEYLEVAMKECQNAVASANQSEWLIDYYFNKGEKEKAYKLADFAADEVYSFAGLRAKANLLEMDGKWMEALEYRKKMEERYQDTAGVVWFYLRYRLATGDTRYDSEMEKNIKTFFPKGLEEVTPESFKEAPQYGVLLNGDSEELQKAGLSKGNIIVAAYGKRIYDTYQYSYLREVSKEPGLRLIVWKNGEYAEVKASPPNRKFGVDILSYDSSRK; this is encoded by the coding sequence ATGGCAAGTATAAGAGTTCGCCGGGGATACATTTTAATCCTAATCGCAATCGCATTAGGCGGATGTTCACATAAGGAGAGCGGTCCAGCCGAGTCCAGCAACGGGGATGGTTACTTCAAAACCCATTTTCAGGACGAATCCCAGTTTATTGTGGAGGAGGTTCTGACAGATGTCGGTGAGATGGCGTTTTACGCGAAGAATAAGCGGTTACCCAGTGCCAAGGAGTTTTATGTGCACGCGGTGGAAACCAGTGGTTCTGCTTTCAGGGCGCCGAAGTATGAAGTGACCATAAGGCTGGAGAAAAAACTCATAAAGACGGTCGTGGATGTAAAAGAGCCGATCTGGTCGCCGGAGGTTTACGAGGAAGCAGCAGGCCAAATATTTAAGACTCTTGGAATAGCCAAGGTGAGTCGACCGCCCGCAGAGCCAGATGACGAAGAGATGCTAAAGAGCCTGCTTGATCCTCGAGCCGAGGTGCTGGCTGTGGAGGACAGAACGCTTTCGCAGAGTATACGTGAGAATTTCACAAATCCAAAATTGCACGAGCAGGCGGCGTTCCTGTTGGGGACGTTCAGCATGAGGGAGAGTTCGGGAGAATTTTACGATGTGCGATTGCCGCTTTGCCGGATGGCTGCGCATCTGGCTTTTGCGCGGGAGTTGGCGGGAGATTCGTCGGACGGAATCCACGGCCAGGTTGCGATGGCTCAGTTATTCCTTTTAATGAACAACGAGACAGGCGCCTTGCAGCGGATCAAGGCATTAAAGCAACCTCAGATGGACGTGTGGATACGACTGTTGCGAGCCCGGGCCACCCACGATTACCGCGAGATAAAAGGAGTTTCCAAGCCTACAAAGCTAGAGAATATTGAGTGTTTCCGGGCATATTGCGTATCGGTTGATACCTCGCTGGCATGGGATGCATTCAGCAACACTGAGTATACGCAAGTGCCGGATTATTGCCGGATTGTGAATGCGAGCGGCTATTCGGTGGGGATGGGGCATGTCATGATGCAGTACAGCATTCCGATGGAGATGAAGGAACTTGGTGAAGTCTACCAGTCTTACCAGAACAAGCAGCTGGAGAAGGATAAGATAGTGGAGGCTTTGAACCAAAAGCCAGCCAGGTTCCTCACTGTGGATGCGCAGGGCAAGGCGCAGATGAATGTGATTGGCTGGGGCCAGTGGGCGTTCTTCTGTCAGAGGCATCTGTGCAACACCCTGGTTGAGAACTTTCGCGTTTTGAACGAAAAGTTTGGAGTTCCGGAATCGGCAAAGGAGTTCACGAGCACGGCGGAGAAGAATTTCTCCAACCTTTACTTGTTTCCATTTGTGAGGCGTTACATCTCTCTCGATGAGGCAGATTACCACAAGGCTGAAGATGAAGCATTTCCACTGACGGTGGCGACTCCGCATCTCATCTCTCCTCAGATCTGGAATTTCATTTGCTACCAACCGCGCTTCGCACAGCTGTATATGCCGGCACCGAATCCCCACCTTAACGAGTGGCACAAGCATAATCCTCCGCCGGGGACCGTGTATACATTACATCCGCGATTGGATCATCCGAGTTTGACACGAAGGGCTGATACAGTGCAGGTGATGGAACAATTGCTGGCCATTGCCCCTTACGATGGGGATTTGATCGGTGCTTACCTGCAGGTGAAATATCCCAACGCAAAGCCGACGTATGAGCAATTGGAGCCATTATATCATCGCAGTGTGGACTACAACGTCCGTTTCATGGAACAGGTTGCCAATACGTTGCAGGATAAGCCTGATGAATATGAGAGGCTGATGCTGAAGGTGGCCAAATTGAATCCATGTAACTATCTTGCCCTGGGTAATTATTTTGTCCAAAACAAGAAAGTTGACAAGGGTGCGGAGTATCTGGAGGTGGCGATGAAGGAATGCCAGAATGCTGTGGCTTCAGCGAATCAGTCGGAATGGCTTATCGACTATTATTTCAACAAAGGAGAAAAGGAGAAAGCGTACAAACTGGCTGATTTTGCAGCTGATGAAGTGTATTCCTTTGCTGGACTGCGGGCCAAGGCGAATTTGTTGGAAATGGACGGGAAGTGGATGGAAGCATTGGAATACCGCAAAAAGATGGAGGAGCGATATCAAGATACGGCCGGGGTGGTCTGGTTTTACCTGCGTTACAGGCTCGCTACAGGCGATACCCGGTATGACTCAGAGATGGAGAAAAATATAAAAACGTTCTTTCCCAAGGGACTGGAAGAGGTCACGCCAGAAAGTTTCAAAGAGGCGCCGCAATACGGTGTGCTCCTGAACGGGGATAGCGAGGAGTTGCAGAAAGCAGGTTTGAGCAAAGGAAACATCATCGTGGCGGCGTATGGAAAGCGCATATATGACACTTACCAATATTCCTACCTGCGTGAAGTTAGCAAAGAGCCGGGATTGCGTTTGATTGTGTGGAAGAATGGTGAATATGCAGAGGTGAAGGCCAGTCCACCGAATCGTAAGTTTGGAGTGGATATCCTAAGTTACGACAGCAGCCGTAAATAG